The following proteins are encoded in a genomic region of Populus nigra chromosome 16, ddPopNigr1.1, whole genome shotgun sequence:
- the LOC133675011 gene encoding protein BREAKING OF ASYMMETRY IN THE STOMATAL LINEAGE isoform X1, whose translation MSTPLTMTRLVRWRVRDWASCFLACRFSLDDEQETFPNSSSKLPIRNMVFGVKKDNTRGGNKRNKKLSKKNKKFRQVNPGSTQATVDSSVSVQNCNSRDSCRPHLQDEEYIVFCFGEDGGFDVVKECKSPETFLHFTANNTSPRSVNRKLHCVEVSETVRKSSHQRKSIVVNGHETEMNPVKNEEEAADSHSGLDPPCNARTRWCHIGEIDNCGTVSAKSSDSNQSDGSSTGSFSFPVMHWELIGSPVQMPKSESLHARKHKPPCARFQCCRF comes from the exons atgtccaCACCATTGACTATGACCAGGCTTGTTAGATGGAGAGTGAGGGACTGGGCGTCCTGTTTCTTGGCTTGCAGGTTTTCTTTAG ATGATGAACAGGAAACGTTTCCCAATTCATCATCTAAACTGCCAATCAGAAACATGGTTTTTGGCGTGAAAAAAGACAATACTAGAGGTggcaataaaagaaacaaaaaattatcgaaaaaaaataaaaaattcagacaGGTAAATCCTGGTTCAACACAGGCTACTGTTGACAGTAGTGTTTCAGTGCAAAATTGTAATAGCAGGGACTCATGCCGGCCCCACTTGCAAGATGAGGAatacattgttttttgttttggagagGATGGTGGTTTTGATGTTGTGAAAGAATGCAAGTCGCCAGAAACATTTCTTCATTTCACTGCTAATAATACAAGTCCAAGGTCTGTCAATCGAAAG CTTCACTGTGTAGAGGTTTCAGAAACAGTTAGGAAGAGCAGCCATCAGAGGAAGTCAATTGTTGTAAATGGACATGAGACAGAGATGAATCCTGTCAAAAAC GAGGAGGAAGCAGCTGACAGCCATTCGGGTCTAGACCCACCTTGTAATGCTAGAACAAGGTGGTGCCATATCGGAGAGATTGACAATTGCGGGACGGTATCTGCTAAATCTAGTGACTCAAATCAATCAGATGGAAGCAGTACAGGATCTTTTTCCTTTCCAGT AATGCATTGGGAGTTGATAGGCAGTCCTGTGCAAATGCCAAAATCAGAGAGCCTTCATGCAAGGAAGCACAAGCCCCCCTGTGCTCGTTTTCAATGTTGTAGATTCTGA
- the LOC133675011 gene encoding protein BREAKING OF ASYMMETRY IN THE STOMATAL LINEAGE isoform X2 produces the protein MSTPLTMTRLVRWRVRDWASCFLACRFSLDDEQETFPNSSSKLPIRNMVFGVKKDNTRGGNKRNKKLSKKNKKFRQVNPGSTQATVDSSVSVQNCNSRDSCRPHLQDEEYIVFCFGEDGGFDVVKECKSPETFLHFTANNTSPRSVNRKEEEAADSHSGLDPPCNARTRWCHIGEIDNCGTVSAKSSDSNQSDGSSTGSFSFPVMHWELIGSPVQMPKSESLHARKHKPPCARFQCCRF, from the exons atgtccaCACCATTGACTATGACCAGGCTTGTTAGATGGAGAGTGAGGGACTGGGCGTCCTGTTTCTTGGCTTGCAGGTTTTCTTTAG ATGATGAACAGGAAACGTTTCCCAATTCATCATCTAAACTGCCAATCAGAAACATGGTTTTTGGCGTGAAAAAAGACAATACTAGAGGTggcaataaaagaaacaaaaaattatcgaaaaaaaataaaaaattcagacaGGTAAATCCTGGTTCAACACAGGCTACTGTTGACAGTAGTGTTTCAGTGCAAAATTGTAATAGCAGGGACTCATGCCGGCCCCACTTGCAAGATGAGGAatacattgttttttgttttggagagGATGGTGGTTTTGATGTTGTGAAAGAATGCAAGTCGCCAGAAACATTTCTTCATTTCACTGCTAATAATACAAGTCCAAGGTCTGTCAATCGAAAG GAGGAGGAAGCAGCTGACAGCCATTCGGGTCTAGACCCACCTTGTAATGCTAGAACAAGGTGGTGCCATATCGGAGAGATTGACAATTGCGGGACGGTATCTGCTAAATCTAGTGACTCAAATCAATCAGATGGAAGCAGTACAGGATCTTTTTCCTTTCCAGT AATGCATTGGGAGTTGATAGGCAGTCCTGTGCAAATGCCAAAATCAGAGAGCCTTCATGCAAGGAAGCACAAGCCCCCCTGTGCTCGTTTTCAATGTTGTAGATTCTGA